The stretch of DNA CCGCATTAAGCGCTTTGCCTGATGCGCTCCAGACTGTTCACAGGATTGACGCTGCTCCTGCTCGCGCTTCCGCTTGGCGGTTGCGACGCGCTGCTCGCCCCGTCCGATCGGCCCGCGACCGCGCTCGACTTTCCCGAGCCCGACCGGCCCGTGGCGCGCGTCGTCTCCAACCAGTTCGCCGACGAGGACGCCCGCGACGAGCGCGAGGAGGCGCGGATCGTGATGGACCTCGCCGATATCAAGCCCGGCATGACCGTCGCCGACATCGGGGCGGGTGGCGGATATTACACCGTCCGCCTCGCCGAAAGGGTGGGTGAGGAAGGCCGGGTGCTGGCGCAGGACATCGACTGGGAGGCGCTCGAACGCCTCGGCCAGCGGGTCGAGCGCGAGCGGCTTGAGAACATATCGATCAAGCCAGGGCGCGAAGACGACCCGCAACTGCCGCCCGACAGTTTCGACCGCATCTTCCTCGTCCATATGTATCACGAAGTGACCGAGCCCTATGCCTTCCTCTGGCGGATGTGGCCTGCGCTGACGGCCGAGGGCGAGATCATCGTGGTCGAGACCGACCGGCCCGTCGGAAGCCACGGCCTGCCCCACGCCCTGCTGTTTTGCGAGTTCGAGGCTGTGGGCTACACCCTCAT from Erythrobacter sp. encodes:
- a CDS encoding class I SAM-dependent methyltransferase, with protein sequence MRSRLFTGLTLLLLALPLGGCDALLAPSDRPATALDFPEPDRPVARVVSNQFADEDARDEREEARIVMDLADIKPGMTVADIGAGGGYYTVRLAERVGEEGRVLAQDIDWEALERLGQRVERERLENISIKPGREDDPQLPPDSFDRIFLVHMYHEVTEPYAFLWRMWPALTAEGEIIVVETDRPVGSHGLPHALLFCEFEAVGYTLIEYIERPDIKGYFARFGKGEARTEPEAIEPCSAV